Proteins co-encoded in one Listeria ivanovii subsp. ivanovii genomic window:
- a CDS encoding YneF family protein — protein MWIYILVGIICLLAGLAGGFFIARRYMMSYLKNNPPINEQMLQMMMAQMGQKPSQKKINQMMSAMNKQQEKEKPKKAKK, from the coding sequence ATGTGGATTTACATTCTTGTCGGCATTATTTGTTTGCTAGCTGGTCTTGCGGGAGGATTTTTTATTGCGAGACGTTACATGATGAGCTATTTAAAAAACAATCCGCCAATTAACGAACAAATGTTACAAATGATGATGGCTCAAATGGGTCAAAAACCATCACAAAAGAAAATTAACCAAATGATGAGCGCGATGAACAAACAGCAAGAAAAAGAAAAACCAAAAAAGGCGAAGAAATAA